The Spirochaetota bacterium genomic interval GGTGTTCGCCACGTTGTTCTGGTAATATTTCTGCGGATTCTCCACAGACTCGCCCACAAACGTAAAAGCGCAGAAATGCATCACCGCTGATATGCCGCGCCCTGCGAAAACGGCTCGGAGCGCGTCCATATCGCTGAGATCGCACAGATGAAACTCGCCCCACTTCACGAACTCACGGTGGCCGGCGACAAGATTGTCAACGACAATGGTCCGGTAGCCTTTTTGAGTGAGGGACTTGTTTATATGGGAGCCGATGTAGCCGGCGCCGCCGACGATGAGAATGGTTTCAGTGGAGTTCATTGTCAGGCCTAATCAAATTATTTTTTTCATAAGACCGATCACGGCTTTTACCGGCGCCAGGACCATGGTCCCAAGGCGGAAGGAATAACTGGAAAAAACATTTTTCAATTCCTCATTGAGCCTTTCATTATCCTTTTTCACGGATTCCGAGTGTGTGTACTGCTCCTGCAAGGTCGAATATAACAATGCTCTTCTTTTCCCCTCAGCTGTCTCATCGGAGCCCTTATTCTTTCCCTTCGCCCTTGAGCGCCCTCTTTTAGAAAAAGAATACATGAATTCCAGCAGCGCATCCCTGGCCCTGTTCCACCTGAGGAACCCTTCCGCGCAATATTCCCTGGCGCGGCTGCCCATTGCAGCGGCGTTGCTTAAATCGATGGGCTTGATATTATCAATATCATAGAGCAACCCGGTTTCACCATTGGCGATATACTCGTTCATGGTCGGACTGTCGGGAGCTACCACGCACTGACCCATGGTCATCGCCTCGATGAAGGACATGCCGATGCCTTCATAGCAGCGCGAGGCGAAAAACACATTACAATCCCTTAAAACACCAGTAAAATCCTTTTTGCTCTGGAACCAGGCGGAGGTGGAGATATTATATTTCCTTGTCTCCTTCTTTGAAGGAGAATAAAATTCAAAACCGGGATCAACAGCTCCATGGAGATAGAACCTGGAGAACCGGGTCTTTTTAATGAGCCTGCCCACCTCTTTCCATGTGACATCATGCTGTCTCTGCCAGAAAAAACCCCTCAGGCTGGTGAAATCAGTAATACCGGGCCCCTTGTGAGGCTGTATAAAATATTGAATGTATTTCGATTGCAGTCCAAGGCCGGAGAGCCTTTCATGGAGTGATGACGAAAAACAGATAAAGCGCACCATGTCCCTGAACCGCAGCCAGAAGGAATCGTCCATGGCGCGGGCATTGTCATACATGGGGATATAAATGATGTTTGCGCAATTCAGAATATCAAGAAGGTAGGGCGGATACATGGTCTGGAAGAAGACTATGACATCGTAATCACCATCGGCGATTTTTGCCAGGTCCGCCGGAGGGCCGCCGTTCCACGATTCGTCCCAGTACACGTCCACCCTGAATGCGGCGGAGAGAAGATCGATGAAAAAGCGGGTCGATCCGGTGATCTTGTGGTATGAGTGGTCTATGTAGGCTGCGTGGGGTTTCATATTCTTTATATAAGCTAGTCAAAAATATTTTTATTCAATCATAATCCGGATTTTTATTAAATAACAGTATCTACAATGATGGATTATTTTAAAAGAATTAATTAAACTTGTCAGGAAAAAATACGAATGGGGTTCTGCAGAGGAATAAGTTGTTAATCAAAATTGGATTAAAATAAAATCCTGAAGGGGAAATCTATGTCTTTGAGTAATTTCTTGATAATTTCATCTTTGTCTAATGTCATATCCTACTCCTTGTCTAATGAATATTGATATGGCCGTTTATCCAAATCTTTGTGCAGTCTCAGATTAAAACATTCAATGTGAATCACACAATTATAGCATAATAATTAATATTTGATTATCTACTAGACTAATTATGAAATAAGTCTATCATTTCCGTCATCAGTACATGATGATGCTGAATGATCATATTCAGAAATAATATCATTGATCATATATCTAATTTCTTTCTTATTCATTGCAAACAAATGGTCAGTGCCTCCTTCTAAAAGGCTTTCAACTGTTTTTTTACCTGTACAATTTATTGTGCCATCCATTACATTTATCTTATTATTTGGGGTAGCCCTAAGGCTCTCATCAGTATATGAAAGTTCCTCGTACAATTTTTCTCCAGGACGAAGACCGGTGAAAACGATATTAATATCTACCCCGACTCTTAATCCATATAACTCAATAAGTTTTTTTGCTATTTCCTGAATACGATATTGTTTACCCATATCAAGGACAAAGATTTCGCCTCCTTTCGAAAAGGCTGATGCATTAATGACTAAAAGTGAGGCCTCAGGGATAGACATAAAATACCTGGTTACATCCGGATGGGTGACAGTTACTGGTCCGCCTTTTTCAATTTGTTCTTGAAACAAAGGTATCACCGAGCCACGACTTCCCACTACATTGCCAAATCGGACAATTGAAACATTCATTCTATATTTTTTATAACAATGAAGAACAACAAGTTCTGCGAGTCTTTTAGTCGCGCCCATAACATTTACAGGACACACCGCTTTATCTGTTGATATAAGGGTGAATCGGGCCACCCTGTATTTATGTGCCAACTCAATAACATTATTCGTTCCAAATACATTATTTTGAATGGCTTCAATTTCGTTAAACTCCATAAGTGGAACATGTTTATGGGCCGCAGCATGAAAGACAATATCTGGATTAAATTCATCGAATACTTTTTCCATGAGCCGTTTATCTTTAACATCTACTATTCTATATACTAAATCCGGACAAAAATCAAGAAATTCACAACTTTCGGACATACTTTTCACAAGATTATAAATAGAATATTCCCCTCGGCCTATCATTATGATTCGTTTAACCTTGAATTTTAAAAGTTGCCTGCATATTTCCGAACCGATACTACCCCCTGCTCCAGTAACAAGAATTATTTTATCTATAAATTCATGCTCAATAATATCGGTATTCACTGAAACTTCTTCCCTTCCAATAAGGTCAGTGATTCCAACTTTTCGTAGAGAAGATAAAAGAGGCCGTTTATCAACAACCTCAATTAGAGAAGGCAAAACTTTTATTGGTATTTTCGAATATTCATCTCCAATATAATGCATTATTCGGCTGATAACTTCTGAACTGGCTGAAGGAATGGCAATAACAATTTCATTCACTTCTTTTTCATCAATCACAGTCAAAACTTCATCTATTGGTCCATATATGGTTTTTCCATTGAGTATCTTGCCGATTTTATATGAATTATCATCTAAAAAGCCGACTACCTTACGATTCATCCCCCTGCGCGTGTATTCATTGAGCAAAGACCGTCCTGCTTCTCCCGCGCCAATTATAAGTATTTTAGTATTATTTCGATCAGTTTTTTCTTTTTCTGCACCTATCTTCTCCAGTAAATTCGCTGGAGACACCTTCTCCTTAAAACGGTAAAAATAATCCCTTATCAATACCCTGTAAAAAATTGTTCCTCCATATATCATAAAAAAAGTAAGAACAACGATTATGCGTGAATATGGAATATGCAACATTGCGACAAAACTTAAAAAACATATGAAGCCAACTATATTGGCTATAGAAAGGCGGTATATATCTTTAATATTTGAAAAGGCCCACATTATTCTGTAGACCTGAAATAAATAAAACGGAATTAAGTATGAAAGAATCAGGACTAAAAAAACCAAGCCATTGAGAAAATAATAGTTTTCTTTATAAAAAGGATAAAATCTAATAATAAAAGATAGAGCATATGCACTTGTTATAATCAGGGCATCAAAGGCGATATATAGAATTTTTCGACGACTGATTGGATATAAAGGTTCCATTCAGCTTCTATCTCCTCGTGGCTATTATGAATCTAAGGTATTTATTATTAATATCAGATGTCATTGTCTTCTCTAAATACTATTAAAAATTTATATCTCGTGAGGTAACTATTTTTGAAGATCCCGGCGGTGGACAGGGGATCAGTTTTTTTTCTCTTTTTGCAACTTCAATTACTTCACTTGGAGCATCCATACTAATCAGCATTTTATTGATACCTTTTAAAGCTCGCTCCCGTGAAACAACTGCAACAACTGTCAATGCAACAAGCTTCAGATCTATAAAAAAATTACCATGTTCAACATAGATTATTCCAAGCCTGCTCTTCCAGGGCCTTATCAGTTGATTATACCCAATGTCCGGATCTGGGTGGTCTTTTAATATATCACCCTCATCCGAAAATACTATCGAAGAAAAATCAGTAATACCAGGACGGATAGTTATAAGCTTTTTTTCTTCATCAGTATATAAATCTGTTTCCTTTTTTACATTTGGTCTTGGCCCGACGAAACTCATATCGCCAAGCAAAACGTTCCAGATCTGGCTTAGTTCATCCAATTTGAACTTCCGGATAAAATGGCCTATTCTGGTTATCCTCATATCATTAGCAGATGTTGAATCCACACCTGTCCTGTCAGCATTTTTAACCATAGAGCGAAGTTTAATCATTTTGAACATTTTCCCATTTTTCCCTACACGCGGGGCAACATAGAAAGGTGATGAAAAATCCTGAATCCATATTAAAAATAGTATAATGAGTGTAAAAGGTAATAAAAACAACAATCCTGTAAGAGCAATAAAAAAATCAAATACTCGTTTCATTCAGAAAATCCTTCACTGTATTAATTATATTATCTTTATAAATATAGTATTTTTTTTCTAAAGTCCTACTAGAAGGAGCGGGAAAATCGGGCAGGGCCAACCGTGATATGCGCTGTTTCAAATATGGGAAGGCCTCTTCCGCGATTATTGCCGCAATTTCTCCACTAATACCAAAACTTTTCCAAGACCCATCAACTATTAAAACCTTTCCAGTTTTTTTAATTGATGAAAGAATTGTTTTTTTATCAAGCGGCTTTATAGTTCTCAAATCTATTAAATCTGCAAATATTCTGCTTTTTTTCAATTCAGCTACGGCTTCAAGGGCTTCTTTTACAAGGAAAGATGATGTAATGATTGTTATGTCATCCCCTTCGGAAAGCAATTGAGCCTTTCCAATTGGAACTTCATATAACTCTTCAGGAACATCTCCTTCAATATTATATAACCACCGATCATCAATGAAGACTACGGGATTGGGGTCCTGTATAGCAGAAACCATCAAACCCTTTGCATCATAGGGCGTTGCAGGCATGACAACTTTTAACCCGGGGATATGGGCGAATATTGATTGCAAGGCCTGGGAATGCTGTGCACCCTGCTCTCCTCCACGATTAATTATACCCCAAATGACAACGGGTACTGAAGATTGACCCCCGAACATATAATGCCAGTTAGCCGCTTCATTGATAATCGGATCAAAGGCGTAAAGCATAAAATCAAGCCTGGGATGTACAACAATTGCTTTCATACCCGCAATGGAAGCGCCAATAGCAGCGCCGGTAATAGCATTTTCAGAAACAGGAGTGTCAATAACCCTCCGCTCACCGAACATTTCCAGCAGATTGGAACAAGTTTGTCCGACGTACCATGGACTTTTCACTCCCTGTCCGATCAGAAACACGGAATCATCCTGTTCCATTGACTGCTTGATGGCTTCATTAATTGCCAATGAATACCTTAGATTTCTTTGTTTATTTGAAAACATGTTCTGATAATTCCTCTTGTGCTGGCCATGGACTTGATTTTGCTTCTGCATGAGCTTCATCGACGAGTTTCATAACTAAATTATTTATTAATTGAAGCTCATCTATATCCACAACTCCATTTTTCTTCAAGTAATTCTCAAAGACATTTATTGGATCTCTTTTTTTCCATTCATCAATCTCGGATTCCGGGCGTATATCGGTATGGGTACCCTGGATATTGTCATCAGGCCCTACATGTCCTCGATATCTGTATGTGGAGAATTCAAGAAAAACGGGACCGTTTCCTTCCCTGCATTGGTTGATCGCCTTATTGCTTATTTCATAAACATTTAATACATCATTTCCATCTTCAATCTCAGCTCTGATGTTAAAAGAGGCCGCCGTTTCATAAATCGTATTGCTATTCCTGATTTCCCGTATAGGCATGTGTGTAGAATATAAATTATTTTCACAGATGAAAATCAATGGAAGCTTATGCACGGAGGCAAAATTAATGCTTTCGTAAAGTACTCCTTCTCCAGCCGCCCCATCCCCAAAAAAGGCGACAGCAACAGTCCCATCATTTTTAATATGAGAGGCCAGAGCTGCACCCAGAGCGAGTGATATGGTACCCCCGACAATAGGCACCGCCCCCAAAAAGCCCTTTTTTGTATCAATTAAATGCATTGAACCGCCACGTCCCTTTGACGCACCTGTTGAGCGGCAGTATACTTCTGCCACAAGCTTTTTCAGGGATCCGCCTTTTGCTAAAAAATGGCCGTGGGATCTGTGGGTTCCAAATACTTTATCTTTATCATTCAGATTCGCGATCACACCGACCGCAATGGCTTCCTCTCCGGTATATAGATGCACCGGACATAAGATCTCTTTATCTATAATCGGATTGATAAAGCTATCTTCAACATATCGAATCTCCAGCAATTTCTGGTATAGAGAAACCAGAAAATCTTTTGTATAATCCATGAAGATCTCTTATTTTTTATAAAAATCAATAACTGTATCGCATATATAATGAACATCATCATTTATAAGCGAAGTGTTCATAGGCAGCAAGAAGCACCGCTCAAACATTTTTTCTGTAAATGGCAAGGCCTTTTCTGGCAGTCCCAAGTTCTTAAATTTATGAACGGGAGTGCCACCCCATTGAATAATTGAACCTATCCCCCGCTCTTTTAAAAATATTCTCAATTCGTCTCTTCTATCGGCTTCGATCTCATAATTCTGATATATATCATAATGATTTTTATCCGAGTCAGGTGCCGGCGGCAATAACAAGTGCTCATTATCCTTCAAACGTTTGTCATAAATCGACGCAATCTCTCTTCTTCTTTCAATATCTTTTTGGAAATATTTGAGTTTTACTAAAAGCACTGCTGCGTTTAAATTATCTAATCTTGAATTAACCCCCCACATCATGACCATCCCATCATCGTTTCTTCCATGGTCGCGCATACACTTCATTTTATAATACATATCATCATCATTGGTAAAAAGCAAACCGCCATCCCCAAAAGCGCCGAGAACTTTCGCCGGATACAGGCTGATCGATCCGGCCAGTCCAAAAGTACCGGCATATTTGTCTTTATATTTCGCTCCCAGTGCCTGCGCAGCATCTTCTATAATAATTAGATTATTTTCATCTGCAATTGATTGAATGGCATCCATATCAGCCACCCTTCCGTTTAATTGAGTGGGCATGATAAATTTCGTTTTTGATGTTATTGCTTTTTTTATTGATTGGGGATCGATTAAATGATCTTTCCCACATTCAACCAACACAGGAACTCCACCTGAAAAATGGACTGAAGCAGCTGTGGCTATATATGTATGCGACGCAAGAATAACTTCATCTCCTGGTTTAATGCCGGCTGCCAGTAAGGCGATGAACATGGATTCAGTGCCGTTGGCGACGCCAATCGCGTGCTTGATATTTACATATTTTTCAATAGCCTTTTCAAAGTCAATCAACTCCTGCTGCAGGATAAAGGCCCCTCTTTGAAGGACTTTGTCAATTGAGGCATCGATATCTTGTTTATATTGATTATATACAAACGGATAATTAAAAAAGGGGACCGTGCGCTGGATCATATAATATCCTATGTGAATAATAAATTTTATTGTGCAGAGAATAAACATTGGATGGATATCTGTCAAGCAATAAAATCAACTACCTACACCAGGGTGTGTGAATACACATGGGAACCAACCTCTTCATGGTAAAAATGCACCTTGACAAAAACTTTATTATTATGAACAATTGATTGTTCTGATTATCAACAATGAAATTCAATAAATTTAAGAATGCAAAAAGATGACAAAAAAAATACTTGGTATTTCGGCATTTTATCATGATTCCGCCGCGGCGCTAATCATTGACGGAGAAATAGTGGCTGCAGCACAAGAAGAACGCTTTACTCGTAAAAAACACGATTCTTCATTCCCGACAAATGCCACACGATTTTGCCTTGAATATGGCAATTCATCCCATTCTGAAGGAATCTCTTCCCTTCAGGATATCGATTATATAGTTTTTTATGATAAACCATTCTTAAAATTTGAGCGTCTTCTTGAAACTTATTATTCCTTCGCACCCCGAGGCTTAAGACAGTTCATTTCGTCGATGCCCGTATGGATGAATGAAAAAATATTTTTAAAGAAAATGATTCATGACGAACTATCAAAAATTGGTCCATTTTCAAAAGAACACACTCGTTTGCTTTTTTCGGAGCACCATCTATCCCATGCCTCGAGCGCATTTTTTCCTTCTCCCTTTGAAAATGCTGTCATTCTGACTATCGATGGAGTAGGAGAATGGGCTACAGCATCCATCGCTTACGGCTCCGGAAATTCCATAAAACTTTTAAAGGAACTTCATTTCCCACATTCTCTTGGCCTGCTCTATTCAGCCTTCACTTATTATACAGGCTTCAAGGTTAATTCTGGTGAATATAAATTAATGGGCCTTGCCCCTTATGGGAACAGCGGTTCGAATCGGATTAAAAAATACCGCGAGTTGATTTTAAAACATCTCGTTAAAGTTTTCGATGACGGATCTATCTGGCTCAATCATGAATATTTCTCCTATTCCTACGGATTGAAAATGACTCGCGACTCAAAATGGACAAAACTATTCGGTATATCGCCTCGCAAACCGGAAACAGATATCTCCCAAGAGTATTGTGACCTGGCTCTAGCAATACAATCGATTACCGAAGATATAGTAATGAAAATGGCTCGTGAGGCCTGGCGTTTGACTCAATGCTGCAATTTGGTTCTTGCAGGAGGTGTCGCTTTAAACTGTGTTTCAAACGGGAAAATTCTCCATTCCGGTCTCTTCAAAGACATATGGATACAACCAGCTGCCGGAGACGCCGGTGGTGCTCTAGGGGCTGCATTTGCTGTTCACCACCTATATTGCCGACAGCCAAGAATATTGAAACCAAGAAATGATTCCATGAAGGGATCCTATTTGGGACCTGAATATCATCCTTTTCAGATCGAATCAATGGCGAAAAAATTTGGTGCCGTATTTATTCACTTGGATGATACCAAACTCTGTAAAACAGTTGCACGATTACTAGCCAGTGGGAAAGTAGTCGGCTGGCATCAGGGCAGAATGGAATGGGGTCCCCGGGCTCTAGGTAACAGAAGCATCTTAGGGGATGCTCGAAATCCTGAAATGCAGAAAAAACTTAATTTAAAAATAAAATTCAGGGAAAGCTTTCGACCCTTTGCCCCATCGGTTCTTTTTGAGGATTGTGGGGTGTTTTTCGACCACAAAATTAAATCTCCATATATGCTTTTAGTAACTGGCGTAAATAAAAAACGTAGAAAACCGTTACCA includes:
- a CDS encoding thiamine pyrophosphate-dependent dehydrogenase E1 component subunit alpha; translated protein: MDYTKDFLVSLYQKLLEIRYVEDSFINPIIDKEILCPVHLYTGEEAIAVGVIANLNDKDKVFGTHRSHGHFLAKGGSLKKLVAEVYCRSTGASKGRGGSMHLIDTKKGFLGAVPIVGGTISLALGAALASHIKNDGTVAVAFFGDGAAGEGVLYESINFASVHKLPLIFICENNLYSTHMPIREIRNSNTIYETAASFNIRAEIEDGNDVLNVYEISNKAINQCREGNGPVFLEFSTYRYRGHVGPDDNIQGTHTDIRPESEIDEWKKRDPINVFENYLKKNGVVDIDELQLINNLVMKLVDEAHAEAKSSPWPAQEELSEHVFK
- a CDS encoding polysaccharide biosynthesis protein, with the protein product MEPLYPISRRKILYIAFDALIITSAYALSFIIRFYPFYKENYYFLNGLVFLVLILSYLIPFYLFQVYRIMWAFSNIKDIYRLSIANIVGFICFLSFVAMLHIPYSRIIVVLTFFMIYGGTIFYRVLIRDYFYRFKEKVSPANLLEKIGAEKEKTDRNNTKILIIGAGEAGRSLLNEYTRRGMNRKVVGFLDDNSYKIGKILNGKTIYGPIDEVLTVIDEKEVNEIVIAIPSASSEVISRIMHYIGDEYSKIPIKVLPSLIEVVDKRPLLSSLRKVGITDLIGREEVSVNTDIIEHEFIDKIILVTGAGGSIGSEICRQLLKFKVKRIIMIGRGEYSIYNLVKSMSESCEFLDFCPDLVYRIVDVKDKRLMEKVFDEFNPDIVFHAAAHKHVPLMEFNEIEAIQNNVFGTNNVIELAHKYRVARFTLISTDKAVCPVNVMGATKRLAELVVLHCYKKYRMNVSIVRFGNVVGSRGSVIPLFQEQIEKGGPVTVTHPDVTRYFMSIPEASLLVINASAFSKGGEIFVLDMGKQYRIQEIAKKLIELYGLRVGVDINIVFTGLRPGEKLYEELSYTDESLRATPNNKINVMDGTINCTGKKTVESLLEGGTDHLFAMNKKEIRYMINDIISEYDHSASSCTDDGNDRLIS
- a CDS encoding carbamoyltransferase; this translates as MTKKILGISAFYHDSAAALIIDGEIVAAAQEERFTRKKHDSSFPTNATRFCLEYGNSSHSEGISSLQDIDYIVFYDKPFLKFERLLETYYSFAPRGLRQFISSMPVWMNEKIFLKKMIHDELSKIGPFSKEHTRLLFSEHHLSHASSAFFPSPFENAVILTIDGVGEWATASIAYGSGNSIKLLKELHFPHSLGLLYSAFTYYTGFKVNSGEYKLMGLAPYGNSGSNRIKKYRELILKHLVKVFDDGSIWLNHEYFSYSYGLKMTRDSKWTKLFGISPRKPETDISQEYCDLALAIQSITEDIVMKMAREAWRLTQCCNLVLAGGVALNCVSNGKILHSGLFKDIWIQPAAGDAGGALGAAFAVHHLYCRQPRILKPRNDSMKGSYLGPEYHPFQIESMAKKFGAVFIHLDDTKLCKTVARLLASGKVVGWHQGRMEWGPRALGNRSILGDARNPEMQKKLNLKIKFRESFRPFAPSVLFEDCGVFFDHKIKSPYMLLVTGVNKKRRKPLPKGYNESGMSKKLYFERSDIPAVTHLDYSARVQTVHKETNERFYRLIHEFKKITKYGIIINTSFNVRGEPIVCTPEDSYRCFMRTEMDYLIIGNYLFNKVNQPPWHETINWKKQYVLD
- a CDS encoding sugar transferase is translated as MKRVFDFFIALTGLLFLLPFTLIILFLIWIQDFSSPFYVAPRVGKNGKMFKMIKLRSMVKNADRTGVDSTSANDMRITRIGHFIRKFKLDELSQIWNVLLGDMSFVGPRPNVKKETDLYTDEEKKLITIRPGITDFSSIVFSDEGDILKDHPDPDIGYNQLIRPWKSRLGIIYVEHGNFFIDLKLVALTVVAVVSRERALKGINKMLISMDAPSEVIEVAKREKKLIPCPPPGSSKIVTSRDINF
- a CDS encoding alpha-ketoacid dehydrogenase subunit beta, coding for MFSNKQRNLRYSLAINEAIKQSMEQDDSVFLIGQGVKSPWYVGQTCSNLLEMFGERRVIDTPVSENAITGAAIGASIAGMKAIVVHPRLDFMLYAFDPIINEAANWHYMFGGQSSVPVVIWGIINRGGEQGAQHSQALQSIFAHIPGLKVVMPATPYDAKGLMVSAIQDPNPVVFIDDRWLYNIEGDVPEELYEVPIGKAQLLSEGDDITIITSSFLVKEALEAVAELKKSRIFADLIDLRTIKPLDKKTILSSIKKTGKVLIVDGSWKSFGISGEIAAIIAEEAFPYLKQRISRLALPDFPAPSSRTLEKKYYIYKDNIINTVKDFLNETSI
- a CDS encoding DegT/DnrJ/EryC1/StrS family aminotransferase, yielding MQRTVPFFNYPFVYNQYKQDIDASIDKVLQRGAFILQQELIDFEKAIEKYVNIKHAIGVANGTESMFIALLAAGIKPGDEVILASHTYIATAASVHFSGGVPVLVECGKDHLIDPQSIKKAITSKTKFIMPTQLNGRVADMDAIQSIADENNLIIIEDAAQALGAKYKDKYAGTFGLAGSISLYPAKVLGAFGDGGLLFTNDDDMYYKMKCMRDHGRNDDGMVMMWGVNSRLDNLNAAVLLVKLKYFQKDIERRREIASIYDKRLKDNEHLLLPPAPDSDKNHYDIYQNYEIEADRRDELRIFLKERGIGSIIQWGGTPVHKFKNLGLPEKALPFTEKMFERCFLLPMNTSLINDDVHYICDTVIDFYKK
- a CDS encoding glycosyltransferase; amino-acid sequence: MKPHAAYIDHSYHKITGSTRFFIDLLSAAFRVDVYWDESWNGGPPADLAKIADGDYDVIVFFQTMYPPYLLDILNCANIIYIPMYDNARAMDDSFWLRFRDMVRFICFSSSLHERLSGLGLQSKYIQYFIQPHKGPGITDFTSLRGFFWQRQHDVTWKEVGRLIKKTRFSRFYLHGAVDPGFEFYSPSKKETRKYNISTSAWFQSKKDFTGVLRDCNVFFASRCYEGIGMSFIEAMTMGQCVVAPDSPTMNEYIANGETGLLYDIDNIKPIDLSNAAAMGSRAREYCAEGFLRWNRARDALLEFMYSFSKRGRSRAKGKNKGSDETAEGKRRALLYSTLQEQYTHSESVKKDNERLNEELKNVFSSYSFRLGTMVLAPVKAVIGLMKKII